The proteins below come from a single Methanobacteriaceae archaeon genomic window:
- a CDS encoding DUF192 domain-containing protein: protein MHKSRKTSYVFIVNKTKGTNLGNADVAQSFFSRFRGLMMVKNLERGLILKLPSNRSRRASGIHMFFMRIPLDVVFTDSQKKVVDVVTLNPWTTYTPRAPARYVIELEKGKLKESNTEIGDELDFTCESA from the coding sequence ATGCATAAAAGTAGAAAAACGAGTTACGTGTTCATAGTAAATAAAACTAAGGGCACCAACCTGGGAAATGCCGATGTGGCCCAAAGTTTTTTCTCCCGTTTCAGGGGATTAATGATGGTAAAAAACCTTGAAAGAGGGCTTATTCTAAAATTGCCCTCAAACAGGAGTCGGAGGGCTTCGGGAATTCACATGTTCTTTATGCGCATACCCCTGGATGTTGTTTTCACAGATTCTCAAAAAAAAGTGGTGGATGTGGTCACCCTTAACCCCTGGACCACTTACACACCCCGGGCACCGGCCCGTTATGTGATAGAACTGGAAAAAGGAAAGTTAAAAGAATCCAATACAGAAATCGGAGATGAACTGGATTTCACCTGTGAGAGTGCATAA